From Zhongshania aliphaticivorans, one genomic window encodes:
- a CDS encoding GAF domain-containing protein, which translates to MKSPDLPQNEKSRLAALSALNILDTPPEDRFDRLTQMTKQILNVPVAVISLVDENRQWFKSCIGLDASETPRDISFCGHAINGDDLFIIPDASQDERFADNPLVENDPKIRFYAGCPLKALDGSKLGTLCIIDQQPRHLSAEQQHTLKNFGAIVERELYAIHYATRDILTNINNRDGFILLGQQQIRVAERQKTPMTAIFLELRTSFFDNDLNINMDNVIRLFSDNVTATLRDADIFARLNERRFVVLLNNASATQAPEFIERLKKICQQAYSNGDKAAPFTAVNVEVNTFTHVAVETLIAEGEQLLNDKIKQRGLK; encoded by the coding sequence GTGAAATCGCCAGATCTGCCCCAAAATGAAAAATCACGGCTGGCCGCCCTCAGTGCCCTTAATATTCTGGATACGCCACCAGAAGACCGCTTTGATCGCCTCACTCAAATGACCAAGCAAATTCTCAATGTGCCCGTAGCTGTTATCAGCTTAGTAGATGAAAATCGCCAGTGGTTTAAATCATGTATTGGCTTAGACGCCAGCGAAACCCCTCGCGACATCTCTTTCTGTGGTCACGCAATTAATGGTGACGACCTTTTTATTATTCCCGACGCGAGTCAAGACGAGCGCTTTGCCGATAATCCTTTAGTAGAAAACGACCCCAAAATCCGCTTTTACGCAGGCTGCCCTCTCAAAGCATTGGACGGCAGCAAACTCGGCACGCTGTGTATTATCGACCAACAACCTCGACACCTGAGTGCGGAGCAACAGCACACCCTCAAGAATTTTGGCGCCATCGTCGAACGAGAGCTATATGCGATTCACTATGCGACCCGCGACATACTCACCAATATAAACAACCGCGACGGCTTTATTTTACTCGGCCAGCAGCAAATTCGCGTCGCAGAGCGCCAAAAAACGCCCATGACAGCAATATTCTTGGAGTTGCGGACGTCATTTTTTGACAATGATTTAAATATCAACATGGACAATGTCATTCGCCTATTTAGCGATAATGTTACGGCAACACTACGCGACGCTGATATATTTGCTCGTCTCAACGAGCGTCGCTTTGTGGTCTTACTGAACAACGCCAGCGCCACTCAAGCACCAGAGTTTATCGAGCGCCTGAAAAAAATATGCCAGCAAGCTTACAGCAACGGTGATAAGGCGGCGCCGTTCACGGCGGTGAATGTGGAGGTAAACACCTTCACCCACGTCGCGGTTGAAACCCTAATCGCGGAAGGTGAACAATTATTAAACGATAAGATTAAACAGCGGGGCCTAAAATAA
- a CDS encoding glutaminase codes for MQDILDDICVTMKDRSERGKVANYIPQLACVNPEQFGISVALADGQVFSAGDSATLFSIQSISKLFTLTIALGKLGDAVWSRVGREPSGDPFNSIVQLEHESGKPRNPFINAGAIAIVDAIMMGHQPKETLAEILQFVRFIANDNSIGIDEKVAQSELLTGDRNASLAHFMASFGRFKNPVDCVLGTYFHHCSISMSCQQLAQAGLFLVSDGINSSTGVRVVSAQRARRINSLMMMCGHYDGSGEFAYRVGLPGKSGVGGGILAIAPGKASIAVWSPGLDSIGNSKLGTEALEMLVQATGWSVFGN; via the coding sequence ATGCAAGATATTCTCGACGACATCTGCGTTACCATGAAAGATCGCAGCGAACGCGGTAAGGTGGCAAATTATATCCCCCAACTCGCCTGCGTAAATCCGGAGCAATTTGGCATTAGCGTAGCCCTAGCTGACGGACAGGTATTCAGCGCGGGTGACTCCGCCACCTTATTTTCCATCCAGAGCATTTCCAAGCTTTTCACCCTCACTATTGCCTTGGGCAAGCTCGGCGATGCTGTGTGGTCAAGAGTCGGCAGAGAGCCCTCCGGCGACCCGTTTAACTCCATAGTTCAGCTCGAGCATGAAAGTGGTAAACCCCGCAATCCTTTCATCAACGCCGGCGCTATCGCGATTGTTGACGCCATTATGATGGGACATCAACCCAAAGAGACCCTCGCGGAAATACTGCAATTTGTGCGCTTTATCGCCAATGACAATAGTATTGGCATCGACGAGAAAGTAGCCCAGTCTGAACTTTTGACCGGCGACCGCAATGCGTCATTGGCACACTTTATGGCCTCGTTTGGTCGTTTTAAAAACCCTGTTGATTGTGTTTTGGGCACCTACTTCCATCATTGTTCCATCAGCATGAGTTGCCAGCAGCTGGCGCAAGCAGGCTTGTTCTTGGTGTCTGACGGTATTAATTCAAGCACTGGCGTCAGAGTTGTCTCTGCCCAACGGGCGCGGCGCATTAACTCGCTGATGATGATGTGCGGGCATTACGACGGTTCTGGGGAATTTGCCTACCGAGTTGGTCTACCCGGAAAAAGTGGCGTCGGCGGCGGTATTCTCGCCATCGCGCCAGGTAAAGCCTCTATTGCGGTGTGGTCACCAGGCCTGGACAGTATCGGCAATAGCAAACTCGGCACTGAAGCACTCGAGATGCTCGTGCAAGCCACTGGCTGGTCGGTATTCGGCAATTAG
- the earP gene encoding elongation factor P maturation arginine rhamnosyltransferase EarP — MPNRWDLFCRVIDNYGDIGVSWRLARQLAADHGLDVRLWLDDVVAFCRIYPAADPNLRVQHHCGVAIHWWSEDCSGVEAADVVIEAFGCELPTHYIAAMTARERPPLWLNLEYLSAEEWVEGCHGLPSLQANTLAKYFFFPGFTSKTGGLLRESSLIQRRKDFQSCEVHKASFLQDLGVQWSAASQLISLFSYENTGLSTWLASLANAERSSHILVPEGRILGDLANYLGVARIHLGRLYRRGALSIQVLPFLSQDDYDRLLWACDFNIVRGEDSFVRAQWAGRPFIWHIYPQEEGAHLIKLDAFLQRYCEGLSPDLRLAMKACWLAWNQSQNCPASCFSLIGASPLLAGHAERWCGRQMAVENLADSLVQFQQNWL, encoded by the coding sequence ATGCCCAATCGCTGGGATCTTTTCTGTAGAGTTATCGATAATTACGGTGACATTGGCGTGAGCTGGCGTTTGGCGCGTCAATTGGCTGCCGACCACGGCCTCGACGTGCGGCTATGGCTGGATGATGTCGTGGCCTTTTGCCGAATTTACCCAGCGGCTGACCCCAATCTTCGTGTTCAACATCATTGCGGCGTTGCGATTCACTGGTGGTCTGAAGATTGTTCAGGTGTTGAGGCGGCTGATGTGGTCATTGAGGCGTTTGGCTGCGAGTTGCCAACGCATTATATTGCTGCCATGACGGCGCGTGAGCGACCGCCGCTGTGGTTGAATTTAGAATATTTAAGTGCGGAGGAGTGGGTTGAGGGCTGCCATGGCCTGCCGTCTTTGCAGGCGAATACCTTAGCGAAGTATTTCTTCTTTCCAGGATTTACCTCGAAAACTGGGGGGCTGCTGCGGGAATCGAGTCTTATCCAGCGGCGCAAGGACTTTCAATCGTGCGAGGTGCACAAGGCTAGCTTTTTACAGGATCTTGGCGTTCAGTGGTCGGCAGCTAGTCAATTAATATCACTGTTTTCCTATGAGAATACCGGCTTATCGACGTGGCTGGCGAGCTTGGCGAATGCCGAAAGGTCTTCTCATATTCTTGTTCCCGAAGGTCGAATTCTTGGTGATCTGGCAAATTACTTGGGCGTAGCGAGAATTCACCTCGGCCGCCTATATCGGCGCGGCGCCTTGAGTATTCAGGTGCTCCCTTTCCTGAGTCAGGACGATTACGATCGACTACTATGGGCTTGTGACTTTAATATTGTGCGCGGCGAGGACTCTTTTGTTCGGGCGCAATGGGCTGGGCGGCCGTTTATTTGGCATATTTATCCGCAGGAAGAAGGCGCCCATTTAATTAAGTTGGATGCCTTTTTACAGCGCTATTGCGAGGGTTTGTCCCCTGACTTGCGCTTGGCCATGAAGGCTTGTTGGTTGGCCTGGAATCAGAGTCAAAACTGCCCCGCGAGCTGCTTTAGTCTGATTGGCGCATCGCCACTGCTGGCGGGCCATGCAGAGCGTTGGTGTGGTCGCCAGATGGCAGTAGAAAATCTTGCAGATTCGCTAGTGCAATTTCAGCAAAACTGGTTATGA
- the recQ gene encoding DNA helicase RecQ — MNTANHADISPSISSALQVLQSVYGYESFRNQQADIVDHVIQGGDALVLMPTGGGKSLCFQVPALVREGTAIVISPLIALMQDQVMALRQNGIKAAFLNSSLNGMEVNEVENQLMNGELELLYIAPERLMMPRMLQLLDNAPLSLFAIDEAHCVSQWGHDFRPEYIKLTILHERFPNTPRVALTATADGPTQREIIERLSLHNARVFNDGFDRPNIRYRITENQGTARENLLRFILNEHEGEAGIVYCLSRKKVDEIALWLSGKGMTALPYHAGMSNEQRQQHQERFLREDGVIIVATIAFGMGIDKPDVRFVAHLNLPKSIEAYYQETGRAGRDGQPADAWMAYGLQDVITLRQMQGNSGAEESRKRLEQHKLDAMLGLCELTTCRRQALLRYFDDDYDHACGNCDNCLTPPETWDATVAAQKALSCVYRTGQRFGVSYLVDVLLGKENERISQFGHDKISTFGIGGELNNTEWRTLYRQIIARGLLRVDVEGHGSVQLTDTARPILKGESQLTLRKMVKISKSERRKAKAYTGTGNAVLWEALREHRKILASEQEIPAYMIFHDATLAEMAERQPQTLDQLSRVSGVGESKLAKYGAGFLQVILANLNAPTAEDINDTAATSIAMLKRGKDPETIAGERSLALTTIYGHLCQGIASGELNIGDVVTLSDAQLKEIQFAFEHSEDGKIKPVYELLDGEYDYNILKCVKATLHAL; from the coding sequence ATGAACACAGCTAATCACGCCGATATCAGCCCCAGTATAAGTAGCGCGCTGCAGGTCCTGCAAAGTGTTTACGGTTATGAGTCTTTTCGCAATCAACAGGCCGATATTGTCGACCACGTGATTCAAGGTGGCGACGCCTTGGTGCTGATGCCCACCGGTGGTGGTAAGTCTCTGTGTTTCCAAGTGCCCGCGCTGGTGCGCGAAGGCACCGCCATTGTCATTTCGCCCTTAATCGCCCTGATGCAAGATCAGGTTATGGCGCTGCGCCAAAATGGTATCAAAGCGGCCTTTTTGAACTCTAGCCTCAACGGTATGGAAGTGAATGAGGTCGAAAATCAGCTGATGAACGGCGAGCTAGAGCTACTCTATATAGCCCCAGAACGACTGATGATGCCCCGCATGTTACAGCTCCTGGACAATGCACCGCTATCCCTGTTCGCTATTGACGAAGCCCACTGCGTATCCCAGTGGGGCCATGATTTCCGCCCCGAATACATCAAGCTGACCATACTCCACGAGCGTTTTCCCAATACACCACGTGTTGCGCTAACGGCCACCGCCGACGGCCCTACCCAGCGCGAAATCATCGAGCGCTTGTCACTGCACAATGCCCGCGTCTTTAACGACGGCTTCGACCGCCCCAATATTCGCTACCGCATTACTGAAAATCAGGGCACCGCGCGGGAGAATTTACTGCGTTTCATACTCAATGAACACGAAGGCGAAGCGGGAATCGTCTACTGCCTGTCGCGTAAAAAAGTCGACGAAATCGCACTTTGGCTCAGTGGTAAAGGCATGACCGCCCTGCCCTACCACGCTGGCATGAGCAATGAGCAGCGCCAACAACATCAGGAGCGCTTTCTCCGCGAAGACGGCGTGATTATCGTTGCCACCATTGCCTTCGGCATGGGCATAGACAAACCCGATGTCCGCTTTGTTGCCCATCTCAATCTGCCCAAAAGTATAGAGGCCTATTACCAGGAAACCGGCCGCGCCGGTCGTGACGGTCAGCCCGCCGATGCGTGGATGGCCTACGGCCTCCAAGACGTGATTACCCTACGCCAAATGCAGGGCAATTCCGGCGCCGAAGAAAGCCGCAAACGACTTGAGCAACACAAACTCGACGCCATGCTTGGCCTCTGTGAACTTACCACCTGCCGTCGCCAAGCGCTGCTGCGCTATTTTGACGACGACTACGACCACGCCTGTGGCAACTGCGATAACTGCCTCACGCCCCCCGAAACCTGGGACGCAACCGTTGCCGCCCAAAAAGCCCTGTCCTGTGTTTATCGCACCGGTCAGCGCTTCGGGGTCAGCTACTTAGTCGACGTGTTATTAGGTAAAGAAAACGAACGTATCAGCCAGTTTGGCCACGATAAAATTTCGACCTTCGGCATCGGCGGCGAACTCAATAACACCGAGTGGCGCACGCTGTACCGGCAAATTATTGCCCGAGGCTTATTACGAGTGGACGTTGAGGGGCACGGCAGCGTTCAGCTCACCGATACCGCAAGACCAATTCTGAAAGGCGAAAGCCAATTAACCCTGCGTAAAATGGTTAAAATCAGCAAGAGCGAACGTCGCAAAGCCAAGGCTTACACCGGCACGGGAAATGCGGTGCTATGGGAAGCCCTGCGCGAACACCGCAAGATACTAGCCAGCGAGCAAGAGATTCCAGCTTATATGATTTTTCATGACGCCACCCTTGCCGAAATGGCCGAGCGCCAACCCCAGACCCTCGACCAGTTGAGCCGCGTGTCCGGGGTTGGCGAGAGTAAGCTCGCCAAGTACGGCGCGGGCTTTCTTCAGGTCATTCTCGCCAACTTGAATGCGCCAACCGCCGAGGACATCAACGACACCGCCGCCACTAGCATCGCCATGCTCAAGCGCGGCAAAGACCCAGAGACGATTGCCGGAGAACGCAGCCTCGCCCTCACCACTATTTATGGTCACCTCTGCCAAGGTATTGCCAGCGGTGAACTCAATATCGGCGATGTGGTCACATTAAGCGATGCACAGCTCAAAGAAATCCAATTTGCCTTTGAACACAGTGAAGACGGCAAAATAAAGCCGGTCTATGAACTATTGGACGGCGAGTACGACTACAACATACTTAAATGCGTTAAGGCCACCCTACACGCGCTATGA
- a CDS encoding DUF3010 family protein, translated as MKICGVELTGNDAVVCLLNYDKQQFNLPECRVRKLSLPKDHTRHDLLQFQHAFAQLMGDYKVDSVAIRGRMPKGKFAGGAISFKLEAALQLMPNLEVRLLTPSEIKATLAANPLVIPFADTGLKAFQEGAFTVAYAAHM; from the coding sequence ATGAAAATTTGTGGTGTTGAATTGACCGGTAATGACGCCGTTGTCTGTTTACTGAACTATGATAAGCAGCAATTTAATTTGCCTGAGTGTCGGGTGCGCAAGCTGAGCTTACCGAAAGACCACACGCGTCACGATCTATTGCAGTTTCAACATGCCTTCGCTCAGCTCATGGGCGACTATAAGGTGGATTCGGTGGCAATTAGAGGGCGGATGCCCAAAGGTAAGTTTGCCGGTGGTGCCATAAGTTTTAAATTAGAGGCAGCTTTGCAGCTGATGCCCAATCTCGAGGTGCGCTTACTGACGCCTAGCGAGATTAAGGCGACGCTGGCGGCTAACCCCCTGGTGATACCTTTTGCCGATACTGGCTTAAAGGCATTCCAAGAAGGGGCATTTACCGTCGCCTATGCGGCGCATATGTAG
- the efp gene encoding elongation factor P, translated as MKTAQEMKPNSVMLIEGQPWLVQKAEFTKSGRNSAIVKMKLKNLLSGSSTETVFKSEDKVEPVILDRITVSYSYVADGVYVFMDEDFNQYELSAEDIESVLPYIVDGMTDECEAVFFEGKVISVDLPTTIVRQIVYTEGSARGDTSGKVMKPAQLSNGTVVKVADFCEIDDWIEIDTRNGEYKCRAKAPV; from the coding sequence ATGAAAACCGCACAAGAAATGAAGCCCAATAGCGTGATGCTGATCGAGGGCCAGCCCTGGCTAGTTCAAAAAGCCGAGTTCACTAAGTCTGGTCGCAATAGCGCCATCGTTAAAATGAAGCTCAAAAACTTGTTGAGCGGTTCTTCTACTGAGACGGTATTTAAGTCAGAAGACAAGGTCGAGCCGGTTATTCTAGACAGAATTACCGTGAGCTACTCCTATGTTGCCGATGGCGTCTATGTGTTCATGGACGAAGACTTCAACCAGTATGAATTGAGTGCTGAGGATATTGAAAGCGTTTTACCGTATATCGTCGATGGCATGACTGACGAATGTGAAGCGGTATTCTTTGAAGGTAAAGTGATCTCAGTTGACTTGCCGACCACTATTGTTCGTCAAATAGTTTATACCGAAGGTTCCGCCCGTGGCGATACTTCTGGCAAGGTGATGAAGCCTGCGCAATTGAGCAATGGCACGGTGGTTAAAGTAGCCGATTTCTGTGAAATTGACGACTGGATCGAGATTGATACTCGCAACGGTGAGTATAAGTGTCGCGCTAAAGCGCCTGTTTAA
- a CDS encoding YebC/PmpR family DNA-binding transcriptional regulator: MGRAYQNRKDSMAKTSDAKAKVYSKYGREIYVCAKAGGLDPAGNLALRGMIERAKKDQVPTHVIEKAIDKAKGGGGEDFALSRYEGYGPGNCMVIIDCLTDNANRTFGDVRLCFTKTKSKIGTQGSVSHMFDHSAIFVFSGDDEEGVLEALMEADVDVSDIENEDGKISVFAPNTDYFKAQQALIEFGVSDFDVAEIQFLPQNTTTIDDEDMPMFEKFMDMLNDLDDVQNVFHNVAL; this comes from the coding sequence ATGGGCAGAGCCTACCAAAACCGCAAAGATTCCATGGCCAAGACCTCGGATGCCAAGGCCAAAGTCTATAGTAAGTACGGACGCGAGATTTATGTGTGTGCCAAGGCTGGGGGGCTAGACCCCGCAGGTAATCTGGCTCTGCGCGGGATGATTGAGCGCGCAAAAAAAGATCAAGTACCCACCCATGTTATTGAAAAGGCCATCGATAAAGCGAAAGGTGGCGGCGGCGAAGATTTTGCACTGTCGCGCTACGAGGGCTATGGTCCAGGTAATTGCATGGTGATTATCGACTGTTTAACAGATAACGCCAACCGTACTTTTGGCGATGTACGGCTGTGTTTCACTAAGACTAAGAGCAAAATTGGCACGCAAGGCAGTGTTAGTCATATGTTCGACCACTCGGCAATCTTTGTGTTTTCTGGCGACGATGAAGAGGGTGTGCTGGAAGCGCTAATGGAAGCGGACGTGGATGTTAGCGATATTGAGAATGAAGACGGCAAAATCTCGGTATTTGCACCTAATACTGATTACTTCAAAGCTCAGCAAGCACTGATTGAATTTGGTGTAAGCGACTTTGACGTGGCCGAAATCCAATTTTTGCCGCAAAACACCACAACCATCGACGATGAAGACATGCCGATGTTTGAGAAGTTTATGGACATGCTAAACGACTTGGATGATGTGCAAAACGTTTTTCACAATGTGGCGTTGTAA